DNA sequence from the Bufo bufo chromosome 3, aBufBuf1.1, whole genome shotgun sequence genome:
tctgaccaatgattggtccaaAAATCTGTGAGAGAAGGCTACAGgcggggatcagcaaaaacgcttccgtcgtaataatacaaccgtctgcatccgttatgaatagatccggttgtattatctctaaactagccaagacggatcagtctctaaaaccattgtaagtcaatcggatccgttttattttgtgtcagagaaaacgcttCCGTCTCCATGGACTTGAATTGTGTGTCATGAAGGATCCGTCCCGCTCCGCACCACATCATGGACAAAAAAACGctccttgcagcgttattctgtccgcgatgggatgCAACCAAACTGAATAGAAAGCATTATGGTGCACTACGTTTCgttcagttctgtacccattgacaatgaacagggacaaaacggaagcgtttccccccctattgagaccctatgacagatctcaacagCGGTTAGGGAaagtgcaagtgtgaaagtagccttagctgcctGCCTCGGGGCTGCTTCACAAACAGTTATGTACCTGGCATTTTTGGCCAGACTTTATCGGTCGACCCCCCCCTCCATATAGTGTGCTTTAGCACCTTGTGTTTGTTATTGGTGTTTTATGCACGCctgtcactttttatttattttttactaggaAAGTATGTGCCTCCCGTGAGGTCTGTTCATCTGTAGACctatattggaaaaaaaaagcacttaAAAAACACTGGACATGcccttgaagaaaaaaaaaaaaaaaaaacaatcgagACTTGGCCCAAAATAAGGATCTCGAGAGCGAAAAAAATGCCACTACAAACTATGCTTCCGGGCAACATGCGAAGCTGGCTTATTTTGGCtataaaaatgcaccaaaaaaaacacaaaacaaaaaaaaacatagtggTCAGTATATCAGTGGGGTATGGTGGTCATACAGCCAGAACCCCACTGTGTATGGCGCAAGCTCAGCTCCACACACTCCCCGATCGCGGACGTAGTACCTGCACGCCATTTGGAACAAAGGGGTTAAGACCTACACCACTTCATTTTTGATTTATTAGGCTAAAGAAAACCCACCACTGACCGTTTCAAAACTAATGTGGTCCACTGCCGAGGCTCCCATTCGTGGTCATGTCCCACTGCAGAGGCTCAGCAGTCCACATGAACATCACAACATGGACGTCGGGAAACTGGAAGTGTTAATAGGATTGTGCAAGAATGAGAGGGATGGGGGGTGTTGGCAAACCCTCCCACGTAACCAGACCTGTACAGGGAAGCTTACTAACCTACTTCCTGCCGCTGACTCCACAATCCTTCTCCTCCTGGCCTGTGATGCTCCTCTGGGCTCCCTTGCTTAAAACATCAGGTTTgacatggctgcagcagtgactggATCCCCTTGTGTCATGTCACCATTTGTCCTGATGTAAGGGGAGCCGGACAcctctgcagccagtgattggctgcagacatGTGAAACCCAATGTTTTCAACGAGGGAGCCCAGAGGAGAATCGCAGCCcgggaggagaaggagcggggagccagcacCAAAAACCcctcattcttgcacaaccctttAAGGGTTGTTCAGGGTAATCATAAGGATCCCATTATAAAAGGGATGCAGGCAGGCAACATATTAGTCGTCGTGTATCATACGTGATGTATTGATGTGGTTTTCTGCTGCGTGCAGCCCCCTGAAGTTTCCTCATACTCGTCATGATTCCCATACTATAGACACACAGCATACAGAGGACCAGACATGTACACAGAAAGTGACAACTGCAAGGACGTTTATTACTGCCGGTGGATGGGGGCTAGGTCCAATAATCTGCTATTTCAAACAGGTAGTGGTACATGTCGGTGCGCCGGGCGATCTCATAAGCCGTCTCCCCCAACTTATTGGTCAGTTGGGGTTTGATGTAGCGATTCATGAGGAGGAGCTCTAGGAGCCGGCAGCAGTCCCGGTTGGCGGCGGCCAGGTGCAGCGGTGTTAGGGAGCCCTTAGTCTGCGCATTGATGTCTGCGCCGTGCTGGAGCAGGAAGGAGGCGACCTCTGTGTTATTCCACTTGCAGGCGCTGTGCAGCGGGGTCCACCCATCTACCGTCACCGCGTGAACATCCGCCCCCTTCGCGATCAGCTCCCGCACTATTGCCAGGTGGCCGTTGTACGAGGCTCTGTGCAGCGGGGTGTAATGGTCTTCATCCGTCACGTTCACAAGATCTGGGTGGAGCGACAGGATTCTTTGCGTGGTTTGTAGCTGTCAGGATAGAATAACCAAAATAtgagtaagggtgcattcacacaactgtaattCTGGGTCTGCGCCCGTTCCGTAATTttgtggaatgggtgcggacctattcatttcaatagggctgcaaaagatgaggacagtacactgtgcgctgtccgcatccgttgttctgttcccAGGCCACGCCAAAAAGATagagcgtgtcctattcttgtctgcaattgtggacaagaataggcatttcccaCGAATCAGTCGGTCCTGTGTAAAGCATCCATGGCCTAACTGGGTCAGCACACATGACACGTCCATGGGATACTACATAGGACTAAGGGAGTAACAACTACTTTACTGTATGCG
Encoded proteins:
- the ANKRD49 gene encoding ankyrin repeat domain-containing protein 49, which gives rise to MTEDEIELQEKLDHFPDDFNQLDLLETHRHLIPTGTQSHWPGESEEDEEERTEEWYQTQEENLKDNHKELILFAAENNRLQTTQRILSLHPDLVNVTDEDHYTPLHRASYNGHLAIVRELIAKGADVHAVTVDGWTPLHSACKWNNTEVASFLLQHGADINAQTKGSLTPLHLAAANRDCCRLLELLLMNRYIKPQLTNKLGETAYEIARRTDMYHYLFEIADYWT